One Kaistella polysaccharea DNA segment encodes these proteins:
- a CDS encoding TolC family protein yields MKTLKNNLARLLVFFPLVFSAQQAPTLQELIDSALVNDGTLTQQTLENKYTQLDDQKLKDIFLPKVEVTGKAGYLYTSARLNSPEINLPALPPIFPGAVIPEGQLSNNLNISGISTMAKAEASVLLYSGGKVKYLKKANREKNISENLLMQKSRDEIITEISKAYDQMALVQESKKVLDEAKKRLDINKKTADKALGYGLITPYDHKKIELAQATLDSKLVEYEGKKELLITQIEILTGIERDRIALIQPQLQTISYEVLDQNIENRVEIQALDHGIKATDYKIKAEERWWIPKVQAQTSVSYIGLFNGNISTSKELLPNSGKKLDFNPSNLNVLPLVQAGVGFKWDVFDGNEGKHLVEKAKIEKEILENKKRDASKKLNLNLANNQTNYTIATSQIKLKEKSREIAKQGLEQVEKEFRYGTKTSAALIEAENDLQNAELEYQNAIFNQRRSAIELMKSTQNLQIEKL; encoded by the coding sequence ATGAAAACACTTAAAAATAATTTGGCCAGATTGCTGGTCTTTTTTCCGCTGGTTTTTTCTGCCCAACAAGCGCCAACTTTACAGGAACTGATCGATAGCGCGCTAGTCAACGATGGAACATTGACTCAACAAACGCTCGAAAATAAATATACCCAACTCGATGATCAAAAACTGAAAGATATTTTTCTTCCTAAAGTTGAAGTGACTGGTAAAGCTGGTTATCTCTACACTTCTGCGCGTCTTAATTCGCCGGAAATTAATCTTCCCGCACTTCCACCCATTTTTCCGGGCGCTGTAATTCCAGAAGGTCAACTTTCAAATAATCTGAATATTTCCGGGATTTCAACCATGGCAAAAGCCGAAGCGAGTGTTTTGCTCTATTCTGGTGGAAAAGTGAAATATCTGAAAAAAGCCAACAGAGAAAAAAATATTTCTGAAAATTTATTGATGCAGAAAAGCCGGGATGAAATCATTACCGAAATTTCTAAAGCATACGATCAAATGGCCTTGGTTCAGGAATCGAAGAAAGTTTTAGATGAAGCAAAAAAACGTTTAGATATTAACAAAAAAACGGCTGATAAAGCATTAGGTTACGGATTAATAACTCCTTATGACCACAAAAAAATTGAATTGGCGCAAGCAACTTTGGATTCGAAATTAGTAGAGTACGAAGGAAAAAAAGAATTGCTGATTACCCAGATCGAAATTTTAACCGGAATCGAAAGAGACAGAATTGCTTTAATTCAGCCACAATTGCAAACTATTTCTTATGAAGTTCTTGATCAGAATATTGAGAATAGAGTAGAGATTCAAGCCTTGGATCACGGCATCAAAGCCACCGATTATAAAATTAAAGCCGAGGAAAGATGGTGGATTCCGAAAGTTCAGGCGCAAACGTCCGTAAGTTATATTGGGTTGTTTAATGGGAACATTTCAACGTCAAAAGAATTGTTACCCAACTCTGGGAAGAAACTGGATTTTAATCCCTCGAATTTAAATGTGTTGCCTTTGGTTCAAGCTGGAGTTGGTTTTAAATGGGATGTTTTTGATGGTAATGAAGGAAAGCATTTGGTTGAAAAAGCCAAAATTGAAAAAGAGATTTTAGAAAATAAAAAGCGCGATGCTTCTAAAAAACTGAATCTGAATTTAGCCAACAATCAAACGAATTACACTATTGCGACTTCTCAAATCAAATTAAAAGAGAAATCCCGCGAAATTGCAAAACAAGGTTTAGAGCAAGTGGAAAAAGAATTCCGATATGGAACCAAAACTTCCGCCGCTTTAATTGAAGCCGAAAATGATTTACAAAATGCAGAACTGGAATATCAGAACGCTATTTTTAATCAAAGAAGAAGCGCCATCGAACTTATGAAATCCACGCAGAATCTACAGATCGAAAAACTTTAA